CCTGCTCCAGATCCTGCCAGCGCGTCTTGTCGACGGCCAGGAACACCAGCGTGTTGCGGAACAGCCGCGGCCCGTTGCCGCGCGCCTCCAGGATCGCGCGCGCCGCCTGCTCGGCCGCGTTGCCGGGCTCCCGGCTGTAGGGATGCTCCGGCCCCAGCACCACGAGGCGTGCTTCCGGATCGTCCGCCACATCGGCACCCGAGCGCGGCAGCGGATGGATGCGGGAGAACTCGCCGGTCTTCTTCAGATCCGTGCGCAGCCGTCGCTCGAGTTCGTGCACAACCTTGTCCGGATCGCGCCTCAGTTGCTCGGCGAGCTTGGTGACCGTCGGCTGCGTGGAGTACCAGTAGCGCGGGCCATCGGCGTACAGGTA
Above is a window of Dehalococcoidia bacterium DNA encoding:
- a CDS encoding AAA+ family ATPase, which gives rise to RIDAEVSHLGKLSATRRVARTIFLGSAPTAAAPHPGLEDRRVKLGCVMPGESPAVFGDALRRLSAAATYLYADGPRYWYSTQPTVTKLAEQLRRDPDKVVHELERRLRTDLKKTGEFSRIHPLPRSGADVADDPEARLVVLGPEHPYSREPGNAAEQAARAILEARGNGPRLFRNTLVFLAVDKTRWQDLEQ